From the genome of Mugil cephalus isolate CIBA_MC_2020 chromosome 2, CIBA_Mcephalus_1.1, whole genome shotgun sequence, one region includes:
- the bglapl gene encoding bone gamma-carboxyglutamate (gla) protein, like, with protein MKTLTLLSICTLLSVCWSMGAVEPEVVVDPAADTNPEAAPSNPVATTPDSSSSSFASSSSSESDSASSSASDSSSDSSASDSNSSSDSSASSSESSESSSSESSSSESDSSASDSSASDSSASESSSSSSSSESVSAEASQVVMKRDLAAVLLRRRRAATAGDLTPLQKESLREVCELNDACDEMAETQGIVAAYTAYYGPVPF; from the exons ATGAAGACCCTGactctcctctccatctgcaCTCTTCTCTCAGTATGCTGGTCCATGGGAG CCGTAGAACCTGAAGTTGTTGTGGACCCGGCTGCTGACACAAATCCTGAAGCTGCACCCTCGAACCCTGTGGCTACCACCCccgattcctcctcctcctcattcgcttcttcatcttcctccgaGTCTGATTCAGCCTCTTCCTCCGCATCTGACTCTTCCTCAGACTCTTCAGCATCTGATTCTAACTCAAGCTCAGACTcgtctgcctcctcctctgaatCCTCTGAATCCTCTTCCTCTGAGTCCTCTTCTTCTGAGTCCGATTCCTCTGCCTCTGACTCCTCAGCATCAGACTCTTCTGCCTCTGAATCgtcctcttcatcatcctcatcagaGTCAGTCAGTGCTGAAG CTTCTCAAGTGGTTATGAAGAGAGATCTGGCTGCTGTTCtcctgagaagaagaagagctgccACAGCAGGTGATCTCACTCCTCTGCAGAAGGAAAG CCTGAGAGAGGTGTGTGAACTGAATGATGCCTGTGATGAGATGGCTGAGACTCAAGGCATTGTTGCAGCATATACCGCCTACTACGGCCCTGTCCCTTTCTAA